A genomic region of Desulfovibrio aminophilus contains the following coding sequences:
- a CDS encoding glycosyltransferase family 9 protein, whose translation MTKPIPQDFAPRRALICQQRQIGDVILATPLIRMLKDRYPAVEIDFFTEAKCADVLKDNPDISRLWVVDKSLSFWGALAFYLRIRRRGYDLVVNGQQLPRCKAVTFFSGARYRLAHTPKWYNSFLYTHTAPIFGGYAAKVKACALSPLGLEWNGERPYVHVPEEKRAWADAWLRERGLRDGEKLVTVDATHKAATRRWPARHYARLFELLAEKRPKLRFLLLHGPGEEGQVREVYDACGRRDRCLLLPEILPLDRVAAIQSRAVLHLGNCSAPRHLALAVGTPTFTFIGANYGPSWTYPGPDQNFAALTLDCSRCNKDVCPKGTMECLNELTPELVLPQVLAQLPE comes from the coding sequence ATGACCAAGCCGATCCCCCAGGATTTCGCCCCCAGGCGGGCCCTCATCTGCCAGCAGCGCCAGATCGGCGACGTGATCCTGGCCACCCCGCTCATCCGCATGCTCAAGGACCGCTACCCGGCGGTGGAGATCGACTTCTTCACCGAAGCCAAGTGCGCGGACGTGCTCAAGGACAACCCGGACATCTCCCGGCTCTGGGTGGTGGACAAGTCCCTCTCGTTCTGGGGCGCCCTGGCGTTCTATCTGCGCATCCGCCGCCGGGGCTACGACCTGGTGGTCAACGGCCAGCAACTCCCGCGCTGCAAGGCCGTGACCTTCTTCTCCGGGGCCCGCTACCGTCTGGCCCACACTCCCAAGTGGTACAACAGCTTCCTGTACACCCACACCGCGCCGATTTTCGGGGGCTACGCCGCCAAGGTCAAGGCCTGCGCCCTGAGTCCCCTGGGGCTGGAATGGAACGGTGAGCGTCCCTATGTGCACGTGCCGGAGGAGAAACGCGCCTGGGCCGACGCCTGGCTGCGCGAGCGGGGACTGCGGGACGGGGAGAAGCTGGTGACCGTGGACGCCACGCACAAGGCCGCGACCCGGCGCTGGCCCGCGCGGCACTATGCCCGGCTGTTTGAATTGCTGGCCGAGAAGCGGCCGAAGCTGCGCTTCCTGCTCCTGCACGGGCCGGGCGAGGAAGGACAGGTACGCGAGGTGTACGACGCATGCGGCCGCCGGGACCGCTGTTTGCTCCTGCCGGAGATCCTGCCCCTGGACCGGGTGGCCGCGATCCAGTCCCGCGCCGTGCTCCACCTGGGCAACTGCTCCGCGCCCAGACATCTGGCCCTGGCCGTGGGCACGCCCACGTTCACCTTCATCGGGGCCAACTACGGGCCGTCCTGGACTTACCCGGGCCCGGACCAGAACTTCGCGGCCCTGACCCTGGACTGCTCCCGCTGCAACAAGGACGTCTGCCCCAAGGGCACGATGGAGTGCCTCAACGAACTCACTCCCGAACTCGTCCTGCCCCAGGTCCTGGCCCAGTTGCCGGAATAG